The genomic region CGACCGCTTCCCCATCGATGATGATCGTGTCCGCGCTCACGTCCTCGACGATGGTCGAGAGCCGGTACTGGCCGTTACCCAGCACTTCGAGCACCTCGACGGTCGCGGTGAGGCGGTCACCGATGCGGACCGGTGCCTGGAACTCCACGTCCTGGGACAGGTAGATGGTCATGCCCGGCAGGCGCGCGAGGGCCGCGCTGATGAGCCCGGCCGCGAGCGTGCCGTGGACGATCCGTCCCTTGAAGCGGCTTCCCTTGGCGAACTCCTCGTCGAGGTGGAGTCGGTTCGTGTCGCCACTCGCGTTGGCGAACTCCCGGACGTCGTCCTCGTCGATGACCTTCGAGAACTGCACGTGGTCGCCGACGGTCAGGTCAGCCGGGTTGTCGACGGTGCGCTCGAACGTCCAGCCGGCCTCCTCGTAACCGAGGGAGGGGATGGTGCTCTCGAGTATCTCCGTGTCGTCTTTTCTGTCCCGCATCCGCGCGGCGGTTGCGGGGTTGAACGCCGCGAACGCAGCTCGATTGGCTGCGGTGGCACCCATGAACGCGCTTTCCGCGAATTGTGTCCACGCGCTCGCCATCGCAGTGAGGGGGGATGTGGCGTCGCTAGTTCGTTCGCTCATTCTAGCCTCCGTAGGACGCAGGTAATTATGACTCCTTTGCCTCTCTGGTCGCTGAGCCGTCCATTTTCGGTCATTTTGTTGTATAGCCCCGTTGGGGAATACGCTGTCATCTCTACCATAGATTGGTTCTCGTTGGTATTGAATGGTTCTCAGCGGAAACCTTAAGTTCTCCGCCGTAATATGTTCTGTTGATGACGGACGAATCGCCGAAGATGCCCTGGTCGCCCTTCTTCATGCAGCAGATGCAAGAGCAGATGCAGGAGGCAGGAGAGCAGATGATGGGCTCGCCGCAGGAGCTGTGGAAGCAGTTCTTCACGGCGGACGCTGGCGCGTCGGACACGATGTCCGACCTGACGGCGATGAGCCGCGGTACCGCGATGTTCAAAACGCGGGTCCAGAGCGGTGGGCGCATCAGCATCCCCGACGCAGAGCGTGAAGCGCTCGACATCGGGGAAGGCGATATCGTCCAGACAATCGTCATCCCGGTCAAACGCCAAGAACGTGATTCCAATGAGTGAAACCCAATTCCAGAACCCGATGAAGCCCGTCTTCCAGATGCAGCGCGCCATGCTCGAGCAGAGCCAGAAAGCAACACACGACGTCATCGAGGCCCAGAAAGAGGCCGTCCACCAGATGACCGACTCGATGGAGAACTTCCAGAAGCTCTCCGAGCAGAACACCGACCTCTCGAAGAAGGCCGTCCACGCCTACTTCGACGCCGTCGAGTCGATGATGCCGGAAGGCAGCGTCGACTTCGAGGAGTTCGAGGCCGCCCTCGACGACCAGTACGACGCGCTCTCCGAGAGCCAGGTCCAGATGATGGACGCCGCCCTCGACGCGATGAAGGAAGGAACCAAGGCGTTCGACGACTACGCTGACAGCTACGCCGACGCCGTCGACACCTCGTTCGACAACTTCCTCGACGCCCACGAGCGCATGGAGGGCAACCTCGAGGACGTCACCGAGGACGTCGCTGCCTGAATCGACGGTTCCTTTTATAACCAACCAACCCAATCTTTCCGACAATGACAGATTCATACCCCGAAGCCGCGGTACCGACAGACTGGAACGACTTCGTCGCGCGAATGAACGAACAGTTCTTCGATGCGATGGAGAAGAACATGGAAGCCCAGGCCGAGTTCGTCGAGCAGTGGTCACAGACTGTCGACGGCGAGGGGATGGGTGAGATGAACTTCGGCGACGGCGTCGAGGGCTACAAGCGCGCCTACGAGGCGTGGATGGAAGCCGCCGACCAGATGGTCGAGCGCGCGAGCGACTCCATGGAGGGCGAGGACGTCGAGTTCGAGGAGTTCCGTGACATCTGGCTCAACACCGCCAACAAGGCGTTCAAGGAGGTCATGGACACGACCGCCTTCGCCGCCTGGACCGGTTCCTCGGTCGGCCAGATGCTCGAGATGCAACAGCAGGCCGACGAGGCTGCCGAAGACACCCTCCACACGCTCGGCTTCGCGACCGAAGGCGACGTCGAGGAGATCGGCGACCGCCTCGTCGAGCTCGAACGCCGCCAGCACGCCGTCGAACAGAAGCTCGACCGCGTCCTGGAGCACCTGGAGGAGTAAGATGCAGAACCCGTTCGCAGCGACACTCGATATCCAGCGGAAGGCGTGGGAGAACGCCGCCGAACTCGCCGACAAGGCCAAGAACGCCCCCGATAGCGCCGAGACCTTCCAGGAGGTCGAGGTTGGCCAGACGCCCAGCGAGGTCGTCTACGAGGAGAACAAGCTGAAGCTGCTCCACTACGAGTCCCGCACCGAGGAACAGCACGACGTGCCCATCCTCATCGTGTACGCGCTCATCAACCGGCCGTACATCCTGGACCTCCAGCCCGACCGCTCGGTCATCCGGACCCTCCTCGACAACGGCTTCGACGTGTACATGATCGACTGGGGCGAGCCGTCGAACCTCGACCGCTCGCTCACCCTCGACGACTACGTCAACCGCTACATCGACAACTGCGTCGACGAGGTCCGCGAGCGCTCCGGCCAGGATTCGATCAACATCCTCGGCTACTGCATGGGCGGCACGATGTCGACCATGTACTCCGCGCTCCACCCCGAGAAGGTCCACACGCTCGCGCTCATGGCCGCGGGGCTGTGCTTCGCCGGCGACGCCGGCGTGCTCGAGCTGTGGGGTGGCGAGGACTACTACGACCCGGAGAAGGTCACGGACACCTTCGGCAACGTGCCCGCGGAGTTCCTCGACATCGGGTTCGCGCTGATGGACCCCGTCCAGAACTACGTGACCAAGTACGTCCGCCTCTACGAGAACGTCGAGGACCAGGACTTCATCGAGAACTTCGCCCGTATGGAGGAGTGGCTCGGTGACGGTATCGACGTGGCCGGCGAGACGTACAACCAGTTCATCAGCGACGTCTACCAGGACAACAAGCTCTACGAGAACGAGCTCTACCTCGGTGGCGAGCACGTCGACATCGACAACATCACGATGCCCGTGCTCCAGATCGTCGCGGAGTACGACCACCTCATCCCGCCGACAGCGTCCAAGCCGTTCAACGAGGCGGTACCGAGCGACGACAAGACCATCCTCGAGTTCCCGACCGGGCACATCGGTATGTCCGTCTCCTCGCGGAGCCACGCCGAACTGTGGCCGGACGTCTGCGAGTGGTTCGAGGACCGCATGGTCGAGGACACCGGCGAGGCCGACGCGGAAGCCATTGCCGACGAACTGGCAGAGGAGGAGGCCACCGAGGACGAGTCCGTCGAAATCGAGGTCGAGGGGACCGACGAACCTGACCTCGAGGTCATCGACGGTATCGGCCCGTCGTACGCCGAGCGCCTCCGCAAGGCAGGTATCGAGTCCATCGCCGCGCTCGCGGCCGCCGACGCCGACGAGCTCGCGGCCGAGACCGACGTCAACCCGCAGCGCGTCCAGGACTGGATCGCCCAGGCGACGGACCTCGCCGAGTGATACAGCGGGTCGACCGGGATACCGGAACTCCCTGACCGGGGCCACTCCGGGTGGCGATCTGACCCACCACGGACCGCCGCCGGGGTGACGGTTGCTATCATTAATTCCTGAGGAATACTTAAGGTGCTTTTCTACGACAGTTCCCCTACGGACGGACGGCTCAGGTCTCGAGCTTGCATACACAAGCCCGGACGTCACCTGTCGCCGTCTCCGCGAGGTACTCATATATGTCAATGGACGGACGCACGTGCGTCGTAACAGGCGCAGGACGTGGTATTGGAGCAGGAATCGCAGAGCATCTCGGGAGCCAGGGTGCGAACGTCGTCGTGAACTATCGCTCGTCGGGTGGCGGCGCGGACGAGGTCGTCGACCACATCGAAACCCTCGGTGGCCAGGCCATCACGTCGCAGGCCGACGTGACCAGTCTCGACGAGGTCGAGGCCATGCGCGAACAGGCACACGAGGCCTTCGGGCCCATCGACGTGCTCATCAACAACGCCGGCATCACGAAGGACACCCGCTTCGTGAACATGTCCCGCGAGGAGTGGGACCAGGTTATGGACGTCAATCTCGGTGGGATGTTCAACTGCACGAAGACCTTCTACGACGACATCTGGGAGGCTTCCGAAGGACGTCTCATCAACATCTCTTCCATCGTGGGAAAGCAGGGGAACTTCGGGCAGGCGAACTACGCCGCCGCCAAGGCGGGCATGTTCGGGTTCACCCGGACCATCGCCATCGAGCTCGCCTCCGGCGGGTCGACCGCGAACTGCGTCGCGCCCGGGTTCACCCGGACGGATATGCTCGAAGAGGTCCCGGACAACGTCAAAGACCGAATCGTCTCCCAGATTCCGCTGGGTCGGTTCGCGGAGATCGAGGACATCGCCCATCTCGTGGGCTACATCGCCAGTGAGAACTCGTCGTACATCACGGGTGAGGTCATCGACGTGAACGGTGGGATGGACCTCTAGACCACACAGGAACGTACCACTCGTCCGGTCGCTGCCGTCATCCGACGGCGAACGTCGCACGTCTTTTCAGTCATGTCTCGTCGAGGAGCCGGTCCCTTCGAGAGTGCCAACTCGGTTCCCGGCCGACGCGACACCGTCGACCCAGGCGTCCCACGCCGGCCGAGGGGAGCCGTCCGCCCGCCGAAGGCTCATCGTCTCGAACGCCGTCGGGGTGCCGGGCTGGTCGTACACGAACGACCAGATGGCGAGCGCGAGATCCACGTCGGCCGTCAACTCGAACAGTCGCTCGACGTACCTGGCCTGTTTCGCCTCCGAACTCTCCCAGCCCTGGACGACGGTCTCGGCCGTCCACCCCGTCTCGGTGATGCCGACCGGCCGGTCGACTCGGTCGAAGACGCTCGTGTAGTAGTCGTCCGGGATGTCGGCGGGGTCCGTGTAGATCATTCCGGGGAACGTCGTGAACGTGAACACGTCCACGCTGGGGAAGACGTCGAGGAGTTCCCAGTTCGCGTCGTCCGGGTCGTTCTCCCCGCCGAAGATGCCACCACGGAGCCCCCGAAGGCGTTCCAGTTGGAACCCGACCCCGACCGTGGTCTCCGGGACGGCGTCCTTCACCGCTTGCGCGGCGACCTTGACCAGCGTCACGTAGCGTTGGAAGGCGTCGGGATTCTCTCGGTAGAAGGTATCCACCTCGACGCCGAGGCCGAGGAAGGCAGGGCGGTGCTCGATGGCGAAGGCGCGGGCGAGTTCGACGTTCTCCTCGATGGTCTCCTCGGTCAATGGCCGGTTGAGTTCACCGGAGGAACCGGCGAAGACGTTCACCTCGACGACAGGGGTGTAGTCGAACTCTCCGGCGAGTCGTGCGACCGCGGTCCCACCACTCTCGGGGTTGCCGAGTTCTGCCCACGGCCCGCCCGAGCGAACCAGGGTCCCGGTCTCGCTCGCCCTGTCGAAGAACTCGGTGAAGTCGTCGCCCGAGTAGCTCCGGGGGGAGAGGGCGACGCCGTAGTTCGTCCGGTCCAGCCGGAGGGGCCGCGAGACCGGTTCGTCCCCGGTCGTCGTCTCCTCGGGGGTATCGTCCGCGGGCGCATCGGTAGTCCCTGGTGTGGCCGTCTGCGCCGCCGTCCCGGTGCCGGTGGACGTCGGTGTGTCGGTCGGCTGTCCCTCGGTGCTGGGCCCGCCCTGGTTGCACCCCGCGACGCTCGTCGCGGCTGCCAGCGCGAGGAACCGGCGTCGATTCATGCCTCACTCACGGGTAGCGAGAGCATAGCTTCGACGGGGTATGGTGTGGGGGGCGACTACCTGACGGGCTGCAGGACGGTCATGGCGGGCTGTTTGACGGTCACCGACCTGGTGGGCTGCTTGACGGTCACCGGATACCGTTCAGGTTCGCGACCGTCCGGAGGTCCGAGAACCGCTCTTGCATGTCGAGTTCGTCCTCCAGTGCCGTGAGCGCGGACTCCAGGGGGACGTCGAGTTCGTACGAGTAGAAGTTCCCGCGCGACCCGGAGCGGTTCTCGCGCGCGGTGAGGATGCCGAGCATCCGGAGGTCGGAGAGGTGGTTGTGGACCGACCGCTGGGCGAGGCTGTCGACGCCGTAGCCGTCGCAGATGTCGAGGTACCGGTTGTAGATGGCCCGGGACCGCTCGGGGGTGTCGCCCTCGGCAGCGATGGAGACGACCGCGAGCAGGGTGAGATGCCCGTGCTGGGTGAGCTGGCGGATTCCCTCCTCGACGCGCTCGCGTTCAAGGACGTGGCGGGCCTCCTCGACGTGGGTCTCGGTGACCGTGTCGTCGTCCGCGTTCTCGGCCTGCTCTGCGGCGAGCAGCAGCAGGTCGAGCGCCTGTCGGGCGGAGCCGCGGTCCTTCGCGGCGAGCGCGGCACACAGTCGGATAACCGCATCGTCGTAGGTCCCGTCACGCAACGCGATGTCCGCGCGCGAGGAGAGGATGTTGTTCAGCTCCTGGGCGTTGTACGGCGGGAACTGCAGTTCGCGTTCACAGAGCGTGTCCTGCACGCGAGGGTCGAGCTGGTCGCGGAACTTGAAGTCGTTCGAGATGCCGATGATGCCGACCTTCGCCTCGGTGAGGTCGCCCTTCGAGCGGGCTCGGGGGAGCTCGTAGAGGAGTTCGTCGCGCTCGCCGATGGAGTCTATCTCGTCGAAGATGAGGAGGATGGTCCCGCCAAGCTCGTCGAGTTCGTCGTAAAGCTTGTTGAACACGGTCTGCTGGGGGTAGCCCGTCGTGGATATCTCCGCCCCGTCTGGGCGGAGTTCGTTGACGAGTTCGACCGCGACCTGGTAGGAGGAGGAGAGGGGTTTGCAGTTGAGGTTGATGACCGAGAGGTCGATGTCCTCGTAGTCGTCCGCGTCCTCCTGCAGCAGGTTCATCAGGTACTCGGTGACCGCGGTCTTGCCGACCCCGGTGTTCCCGTAGAGGAAGATGTTGTTCGGTTCCCATCCGTCGATAACCGGTTGGAGCGCGTCCATGTAGGCCTCGATCTCTTCGTCACGCTCCTCGATGCGGTCGGGCTGGTAGCTCTCCCGCAGGGCGTCCTTGTTCGCGAAGATGGCGCGCTTGCGCTCGAACCGGCGCATACCAACCGGGTGTCACTCCGGGTATAAAAGAACCTCCATTGCAAGTGATTCAAGTGTTTCATGTGAATTTACACGGTCGTCACTGAGCAGCGTGCTAGCACAAAACACAGACACACAGACACCACTTTTTCATGTGAAGCTAGAGTGAGAGAGTCTAGTAGTAGAACAACACACCACCGTTTCTCGTGAAGCGACGACATGTGCAGGTGAGGGTACGGGTGGAGACCGGTTGTAGTACAGGGACTGGTGGGGTCGACTGGTGGTACATGCGAGAACAGCTGATGAGTGTCATAGTCGTACGAGTCCTGACCTGTCTGGCCCGCTGAATCAGTACTCTCACGCTCTCCCGGTCTGAACACACACCACCATTACAAGTGAAGATAGTAACGTGAGCGCTTCTGAAGGCTTCTATTCCTCGCCCAGTCTCTCGAAGCAAGGAAGAGTCTGTGCGCACGTATGGTACCAACCCACACCCACACACCTCAGTACCCCTCCCCACCCCCTCTCGTTCACCGCTTCACTTGCAACAGTGGTGTCTGTGTGTCGCTCACCACTCGAACCGTGTCGGGAATGGTTCACTTGCAAAGATGGTGTCTCCCTCCCGGCACCCCCCTCTCACACCCCGCCATTCACTTGCAACAGTGGTGTCTCTCTCCCCCACCGACCGAACCTCTCGTGCCGGCACAGTCACTTGCAACGGTGGTGGGGGGACCCCTGGATCGATGGACCGGTTCACTTGCAATAGTGGTGTGTGTGGCTGGTAGGAGGTGTGTGTCGCGGTCCTGGGTTCCACTGGTTCACGTGCATCGGTGGTGGGGGTCCGGCGAGCCGATGGTGGCGAGACAGATGGATAATCGATAGTGAGCCACGTGGTCGAACCCAGCGGGCCACCCGGTCGAACCCAGTTTCTCAACGTGGTCAAACACAGTATGTCAGCGTGGGTGATTCGAGTGAGTTGACCGCTCCTCTTCACAGAGTCCTCGGTCGGAGCCGACGCGGTCGGACCCGACGTTCGGAGCGTGCAGACGTTGGTGAGGAAAGCTGTTCTGTCGGTAGCACCATCCCACCCGAATTCGTCCACACGATCGCGTCTTCCGCGCCGACGAAGATTCGACCATTGCACCCTGCCCGCCGGGTGAACGAACTGCAAACAGCGCACTGGCCGTTCACTTGCAATAGTGGTGTGTGGGTGTCGGTGAACCTCGTTCCGTGCCGCCCAATCGCGACCGTCCATTCAGCGAATCGTGGCGAAGTCTGCCCCGACCACCATTATCACTCAAGCGCCTGTTTCGGTGAGAAAGCCATCGCCGACACGGGCGAATATCCCGAGGTGGCAAAGCACTAAATCGTTGCCCTGAGACACGACGAGTATGGAACGCGTAGCAGTCATCGGCGCGTCGATGACCCAGTTCGGGAAGCGTGACGCGTGGATACAGGAGTTGCTCGCGCAGGCGGGCGAGGAGTGTCTCGACGACGCGGGGGTCGACCCCAACGACGTCGACCACCTCCTCGTCTCGAACATGGCCAGCGGGGAGTTCGAGGGTGCGACAGGCATCATGAACGCGCTCGCGCAGGACCTCGACCTGCTCCCGGCGTACACCCAGCGCGTCGACCAGACCTCGTCGTCTGGCGGTGCCGGCATGTACGCCGCGTGGCAGTCGGTCGCCTCGGGGGCGTCGGACATGACGCTGCTCGTCGGCGGGGAGAAGATGACACACAAGACGACCGAGGAAGCGACGGACGTCATCGCCTCCATCACCCACCCGACCGAGTACAAACACGGTCTCACGCTGCCGAGCTTCGCCGGGTTGACCGCGCGACACTACCTGGAGAAGTTCGACGCACCCCGCGAGTCGCTCGCGAAGGTCGCCGTGAAGAACCACAAGAACGGACTGGCCAACCCACACGCCCAGTTCCGCAAGGAGGTCGACGTCGAGACGGTCATGGAATCGCCAATCGTCGCCGACCCGCTCCGACTCTACGACTTCTGTCCCATCACGGACGGGAGCGCGGCCCTGATGTTCTGTCCGGAGTCGGTCGCCCGCGAGTACACCGACGACTACGCCATCGTCTCGGGCGTCGCAGGCGCGACGGACACCCACGTGGTCCACCAGCGCGAGGACCCGACGGTCATGGGCGGCGTCGTCGAGAGCGGGAAGCA from Haloarchaeobius sp. HME9146 harbors:
- a CDS encoding MaoC family dehydratase, which gives rise to MSERTSDATSPLTAMASAWTQFAESAFMGATAANRAAFAAFNPATAARMRDRKDDTEILESTIPSLGYEEAGWTFERTVDNPADLTVGDHVQFSKVIDEDDVREFANASGDTNRLHLDEEFAKGSRFKGRIVHGTLAAGLISAALARLPGMTIYLSQDVEFQAPVRIGDRLTATVEVLEVLGNGQYRLSTIVEDVSADTIIIDGEAVVLIDEMPSE
- a CDS encoding AbrB/MazE/SpoVT family DNA-binding domain-containing protein; translated protein: MTDESPKMPWSPFFMQQMQEQMQEAGEQMMGSPQELWKQFFTADAGASDTMSDLTAMSRGTAMFKTRVQSGGRISIPDAEREALDIGEGDIVQTIVIPVKRQERDSNE
- a CDS encoding poly(R)-hydroxyalkanoic acid synthase subunit, whose translation is MTDSYPEAAVPTDWNDFVARMNEQFFDAMEKNMEAQAEFVEQWSQTVDGEGMGEMNFGDGVEGYKRAYEAWMEAADQMVERASDSMEGEDVEFEEFRDIWLNTANKAFKEVMDTTAFAAWTGSSVGQMLEMQQQADEAAEDTLHTLGFATEGDVEEIGDRLVELERRQHAVEQKLDRVLEHLEE
- the phaC gene encoding class III poly(R)-hydroxyalkanoic acid synthase subunit PhaC, which produces MQNPFAATLDIQRKAWENAAELADKAKNAPDSAETFQEVEVGQTPSEVVYEENKLKLLHYESRTEEQHDVPILIVYALINRPYILDLQPDRSVIRTLLDNGFDVYMIDWGEPSNLDRSLTLDDYVNRYIDNCVDEVRERSGQDSINILGYCMGGTMSTMYSALHPEKVHTLALMAAGLCFAGDAGVLELWGGEDYYDPEKVTDTFGNVPAEFLDIGFALMDPVQNYVTKYVRLYENVEDQDFIENFARMEEWLGDGIDVAGETYNQFISDVYQDNKLYENELYLGGEHVDIDNITMPVLQIVAEYDHLIPPTASKPFNEAVPSDDKTILEFPTGHIGMSVSSRSHAELWPDVCEWFEDRMVEDTGEADAEAIADELAEEEATEDESVEIEVEGTDEPDLEVIDGIGPSYAERLRKAGIESIAALAAADADELAAETDVNPQRVQDWIAQATDLAE
- the fabG gene encoding 3-oxoacyl-ACP reductase FabG, with the protein product MSMDGRTCVVTGAGRGIGAGIAEHLGSQGANVVVNYRSSGGGADEVVDHIETLGGQAITSQADVTSLDEVEAMREQAHEAFGPIDVLINNAGITKDTRFVNMSREEWDQVMDVNLGGMFNCTKTFYDDIWEASEGRLINISSIVGKQGNFGQANYAAAKAGMFGFTRTIAIELASGGSTANCVAPGFTRTDMLEEVPDNVKDRIVSQIPLGRFAEIEDIAHLVGYIASENSSYITGEVIDVNGGMDL
- a CDS encoding orc1/cdc6 family replication initiation protein, giving the protein MRRFERKRAIFANKDALRESYQPDRIEERDEEIEAYMDALQPVIDGWEPNNIFLYGNTGVGKTAVTEYLMNLLQEDADDYEDIDLSVINLNCKPLSSSYQVAVELVNELRPDGAEISTTGYPQQTVFNKLYDELDELGGTILLIFDEIDSIGERDELLYELPRARSKGDLTEAKVGIIGISNDFKFRDQLDPRVQDTLCERELQFPPYNAQELNNILSSRADIALRDGTYDDAVIRLCAALAAKDRGSARQALDLLLLAAEQAENADDDTVTETHVEEARHVLERERVEEGIRQLTQHGHLTLLAVVSIAAEGDTPERSRAIYNRYLDICDGYGVDSLAQRSVHNHLSDLRMLGILTARENRSGSRGNFYSYELDVPLESALTALEDELDMQERFSDLRTVANLNGIR
- a CDS encoding thiolase family protein — translated: MERVAVIGASMTQFGKRDAWIQELLAQAGEECLDDAGVDPNDVDHLLVSNMASGEFEGATGIMNALAQDLDLLPAYTQRVDQTSSSGGAGMYAAWQSVASGASDMTLLVGGEKMTHKTTEEATDVIASITHPTEYKHGLTLPSFAGLTARHYLEKFDAPRESLAKVAVKNHKNGLANPHAQFRKEVDVETVMESPIVADPLRLYDFCPITDGSAALMFCPESVAREYTDDYAIVSGVAGATDTHVVHQREDPTVMGGVVESGKQAFKMAGLTPDDVDVAELHDMFTILEFLQMEGLGFAGQGEAWELVEEGYTEMDGELPINTSGGLKSKGHPLGASGVAQGYEIYKQVVGDAGERQIDDAEVALACNVGGFGNCVITTIMEAAQ